In the Leptospira saintgironsiae genome, AGAAAGTCATTGAGATTATTGAAAATCAAGAGAACCAAATTTTTGTTAGTTCAATATCTTTATGGGAAATATCTCTAAAGTTCAGATTAGGCAAACTAAATCTTTCTGGGATAAAACCTGAAGATATTTTAAGCTATCTTGAAAAATTAAAGATTAATTCCGTTGAACTTAGCCCTGAAGAAGCTTCCACGTATCATAAATTGAAAGAAAGTTTTCACAAGGATCCTTTTGATCGAATGATTATTTGGCAATGTATTTCCAAA is a window encoding:
- a CDS encoding type II toxin-antitoxin system VapC family toxin, with amino-acid sequence MPYLLDTHALLWVIGDSKQLSKKVIEIIENQENQIFVSSISLWEISLKFRLGKLNLSGIKPEDILSYLEKLKINSVELSPEEASTYHKLKESFHKDPFDRMIIWQCISKKYTLISKDSVMKKYKISGLKIIW